Part of the Nitrospirota bacterium genome, CTGCATCCCCCCTCCCATCCCTCCCCCCTTGCGGGGGAGGGTAAGGGTGGGGGATACAAGCCTCTTTTTAAACAACTCAAGTTTTGCCCTCAGATTATTTACGACCCGCCGTCTCACAAGCATATAGTCATGTCTGATGATATAGCCCAGAAAGTCTATCCCATTTGAGACAGGGACAATTTTATTGTATTTGTCATTCAGGGAGAGGTTTAACCTGTCAGCAACAAATCCCCTGAGATTCTTTCTCATTTCAAGTGGGTAAACCATAATCTGCAATGAATCACATTCTTTCTTTCCCCTCCCTTGACGGGAGGGGATTAAGGGGAGGGTGAGCTAAGCAGCCATCCCTTATTACCGCTAAAACTTCATCTGTATTTTGTAAGACCTGATTATTCCAGAACCTTAACACCTTGAATCCATATCGTTGAAGGTATTTATCTCTTTCTATATCCTTATTGTTTTCTGCGGCATGTTGACCACCATCCACTTCAATAATAATGCGGTTTTCAAAGCAAACAAAATCAACTATGTATTTGTCTATGGGCTGTTGCCTTCTGAATTTCAACCCTTCCATCTGTTTCATTCTCAAATGACTCCAGAGCAGTTGTTCCGCATCTGTTAGTCTTTTCCTGAGGGCTTTTCCCAATGTTGTTATCCTGTCCCCCATAGAATCACCCCCACCCTAACCCTCCCCCGTCAAGGGGGAGGGAATATTATTTACCCACTCGTTCTGAGAAAGAACCGATAACCTATAACTTCTGTAGAGGGCATCAAATGAGAAAAGGGGGGTTAACCACTCTCCAGAACGTACCGGCCACACGTAGTTGTTGTTGGACTTATTGTTGTTGTTCACGTTGCCATTCCACATATTGACGATCCACGCATTGTTCGTGTTGTTGGCGTTAGAAGTAGACGACCAGTAGTTGTTAGACTGCACATTTGCCCATCCACTTGTGAGTTCTTCATCAGGCAATCCCTGCCGTAAGGGTATGCCTGATTGCCTGCCAATGCCCGAAGGGCGGGATGGGCGCACAGTGGTTTTACTATGCACACCTGACAATCTGTTAAAGAAGGTCAGCTCCGGCATCATCAATCCCCCCTCCCCCTGCCCCCTCCCGCAAGGGGAGGGGGTTTTGAAGCACAACTCTTTATCCATCCCTCGCTCTGTCTTCCCAGGGAGATTACCTCCTCCATCATATATTTAAAGGTATTGAAGCTTCTAAATGCCTTTACCTCCTTGCACACCCTGACCGTAACCTTTAGTTCTTCAATCGTATCTCTCAACTGCACAAGAGTGGCAAGCCTCTCCCTCTCGGAGTTTGCCCTGACAACAAGCCTCACTACCGAGCGGGATATATCCCTGAGATCTGTACCCAGTGTATATTTGTGATACCTTGAAAAACCTCTCACTGCGTTTTCAATGTAAATAGTCATATCAAACGCCTTTTTGTATATTGGGAGATGTTCATACTGTGCCATGTTCTTTTAATAACCAAATAGTCAAATTACCAAATCACTGTCCAGAACGTACCGGCCACACGTAGAAGTGGTCGGACTTACTGCCGCTGTTCACGCCGCCACTCCACATATGGACGATCCACGCGTAGCTCGTGTAGTAGGCGAGAGAAGTAGACGACCAGTAGTAGTAAGACTGCACATTACTGAATCCCTGCGTGTTCAACCATGTAGCCGTATTAGACTGTTCTGCATTTATCAGACTCTCAAGCTCGTTGACATTGGACAGGCGCCAGTCTGTATAACCGCACAGGCTTAAACCATTGGCATAATCCAGTGCCTGCGGCCATGTCCTCGTTAGACTGTCAGGCGACCTTACCCACATCAGACCTGTAAGGTTGTCTGTGACGCAGTAACCATCCGTGCTGACCGTGAATCTTGGACTGGGCCAGGGAACACCCGCCTGTACATCCCCGTCCTGACCAGTGCCGGGACAGGCAACCACTGCACCGGATGAGTTGTAGCAGGTCGTCTGGCCTGTCTTGGGAAGATCAACCGTGCCTGCACCGGCGAGGGCAAAGACCGGCAGGAATAAGATAAATATTGCTGTCATTAAGATAGCTTGTTTTGTTTTATGCATAGTGTGTCTCCTTTATTTAGGCTGAAGGCTGTTAGACTGAAGACTGTTAGGAATACCTTCAGTCTATCTACCTTCAGTCTTCAGCCTTCTTACCTCTTCCTTCCACCTTCAGACGTCTAAGGCTCATTTGTCGTAGACCTCCAGGTTAGTCCTGAGACGTTGGGGGTAAACCCCAACGCTACGAAAATCTCCGCTTCTGCCATCCCCGAATGCCTCTATCCCCGATAAAAGCATTCGGGGACGGATATAATTTAAAATCAGATTCCCGACAACAAACTTCGGGAATGACAAGATTAGGGTCTCCCCCGGCCCGGCTTTGTGAAGAAATCCAGAAATATAAAAATAATTGATAGGTTAAACGGTGACTGACTGACTGACTGACTGACTGACTGACTGAAAGTTGCGGGCCTGATATAGCTTGTGGAAGAGAAAATCATCTCAAACCATCCTGTAAAACCAACTCGTTGTTTAACTCTAAAAGGTCTTAATGAAAACCATATTTCAACTTATGAGCAGGATGTTAGCAAATCGTATTTTAACTGTCAAGAAAATTCTTCGACAATTTTTATTTATTATTTTACAAACACAACCATACAAACTTCCGGTTGAATGTATGGTGTCCAATTGCTATAATCGCTTTAACAATAAATAAAATTCAGGGCGGTGCGGTGATGAAAACATTTGTATGCTTTTGCAAGAGCCTAATTATTGAAAAGGAACTGTAAAATGAAGATTACAAAGAAAGAAGCCATTGAATTCAAGAAACGCTGGGAGGCGATAAATGCCTTTGAGCATGAGGAACTGCGAAGGACGTCAATGGAAATGAAATTACAGCAGCTTGCAGCTCTTATGGCTTCAGTTAAAGAGCTCGGCTGGCATAAGTCTCTGTCAGAAGGGGAAGAGAAATTAAGGGACAGGTGGAATCGTCTCAGAAGGGCATATAATGTCCTCTAAAGAGGAAATACTTGCCCCGCTGCTTTCTGCGTTGAACCGTGTCTAATCGGGGTCGGACCATAATAACCTTTTGATTTTCATAAACTAATCAGAAGGATAGCGAGGTCCAACCCTATCCAGTCAAATTCCTCTTTGTTCTATCTCCCAAAGCTTTTTTAAATCACGTCTTCCGTGAATAAGTCCCAAAATATCAACACACTGTTCTTCGATACTATAAATCAAGCGATAATCTATCACAAAAAGTTCCCGGATATTGGGATCAGAAAATTCCGGGACTATTCGCCCCCTTTCAGAGAATATATCAAGTGAACGACTTGCAGTAAGGATTTCCTGAACAAATGATGCAGCATAGAACGTTGAATCACGAGCAATATACTCTGCAAGGGCGTCGAGGTCGGCAGTAGCTTCGTAAGACCAGATTACTTTTCGAGCCATTTTGACATCTTCTTTTCGACTTCTTCTTGAGTATATACCCGTCCTTCTACCACATCCTTCATTCCTCGTTCAATCTTCTGAAGGACATAAAGATGATACTGGATGTCTTCCAGAGAACAGTCTTCTGGTAAACGATTGAGAAGACCGGTAACCTCTTGTTTTGCTGTCTGCATGTTCGCCTCCTTTAATGCTTATTATGCCAAAACTTGCCAAAACTTGATCGTGCATATCTGCAATATGCAATAGAAAATTGCTTTTCTGAGGATAAGGTAGCAGGATGAGATTTTGCTGTCAATAGAGATTTTGTTTGATGTCATCACTCAACAACCATCGGTAAAGAGTGCCCGCATAAATCTTTATCTTTTCAACTTCAAAATCCTCAGAGAACAAGGACCAAGGGTGTCTGACACCCTGTGCCCAACATCACAAGCTCCTGTACGACTACTGTAGAGGCACTTCCTTACTGTGGAAATACTGGAGCATATCTAAAAGGTTGTGAGATGCCCTGTTTCCGGCCGACTCATAGGGATATTCAATAGCCATCCCATTTCCATTACATTATATTAACAAACTCCCTGAATGTTTTGATATCCCGGATATTATGATTTGCAACGCAATCTTTCAGGATTATTGTTTCGTAATAATTTATGCGTATCTCCCGCTAATAATTCTCTTTTCACTTTACTTTTTGACCCAGTTGCATCAATAATACTAAATCAATTAAAAACTTTTACAAATTACAAGGAGGGGATAGATATGGAACCAGGAAGTATGGAGGGGCCGACTTGCCAGAGCTGTGGTATTCCGTTGGGGAGGAAGGAAGACCAGGGGACAAATGCAGATGGGACAAAGAACAGGGAGTATTGCTTTTACTGTTTTGAGAACGGGGTGTTTACTGATCCTGATCTTACAATGGACCAGATGATAAGCAAGGTGATCGGTTTTCTATCAGGTATTGACAATATGTCAGAGGAAAAGGCAAAGGTTATAGCAAATACATTCATACCTAAACTTAAACGGTGGCAGAATTGATATGGTAATAATCAACTTCATACATCTGCTGTCACTTGTAACATGGATTGGCGGGATGATATTCCTTGTTGTTATAGGCGCCCCAAGCATATTCAAGGTACTACCGAGAGATGCGGCCGGTGATGTGCTTGGAGACATATTCCCGAAATACTGGATTATGGGTTATATCTGCGGTATTGCATCCCTTGTAACCATAGTCATAATGTCGGGTAAAGATCAATTTTATCCATGGGACAGGATAACCCTTCTGGCCTTCATGACTGTTCTTACATTTTATCTTGGGCTGGTGTCAGCGGCCAAGGCAAGGAAGTTACGGCTTCAGATAAGGGCTAATGTGGATACATCAATGAGTCAGACACTTCAAAAAAAGTTCAGGAGTGTTCACCAGTTTTCCGTAATCTTGAATGTCCTTGTCCTGCTTGCCGGTCTGGCTGTAATTTTTTTAATGGTAAGATAACTTGGTCGAGTATCTCAAAACCATTCATCCGATATTACAAGCACTGATTGCTACCGGCTTCACTTGGGGGGTTACTGCACTTGGGGCCGGCGTAGTCTTTATGGCAAAGACTGTCAGCGCTAAAGTCCTTGACGGGATGCTCGGTTTTGCCGCAGGTGTTATGATTGCCGCAAGTTACTGGTCCCTGCTTGCCCCTGCTATTGAGATGTCAGCAGGCAGAGGCATCCCAATCTGGCTTCCGTCAACTATAGGGTTTCTGTCCGGTGCAGTCTTTCTAAGGATAATTGATAAGATACTCCCTCACTTGCACAGCGGTTTCTCCATGAATGAGGTGGAAGGTATAAAGACATCATGGCAGAGAAGCACACTGCTCGTCCTTGCCATAACCCTTCACAATATACCTGAGGGCCTTGCAGTAGGAGTTGCCTTCGGCTCAGCCGCAGCAGGAATCCCCTCTGCCACACTTGCCGGTGCAATTGCACTGGCTATCGGCATCGGGCTTCAGAATTTCCCTGAAGGATTAGCAGTATCCATGCCCTTGAGGCGTGAGGGGATGTCCCGTCTTAAAAGCTTCTGGTATGGACAACTATCAGCAATAGTAGAACCCATCGCCGGTGTAATAGGGGCTGCCATAGTTATAGGTTCGAAGGCAATCCTGCCTTACGCACTATCCTTTGCCGCAGGTGCCATGATATTTGTAACAGTAGAAGAACTAATCCCCGAGTCCCAGCGTAACGGCAACACTGACCTTGCAACTATGGGCGCCATGCTCGGATTTGCTGTGATGATGGTGCTTGACGTGGCGTTCGGATGAAGATATTCATACCTCACAAGAGGTAGCCTGTAACAGAAAAGGACGCTGTCAGAAAAAAACTTTAAGCACTACTCATTTCTTACTGAACCATACATCAGCATCAGACATAAAGAACTGTTCCAGAGGAATCCCACCTGCACCAATAATTATCGCCTTAGCATTGCTATATTTACGTCGAAAGTGTTCTATCCCCGATAACTTACCCGTTCTTCCGCTTTTTACCTCTATTGCCCATGACTCAGCACCCCGTGAGACAACAAAATCAACCTCCTTGTCACCATCCCGCCAATAAGTAATGCTGTATTCAGTACCTGATAGTCCATTACAGAGATGTAAACCTACTGCATTTTCAACAATACGTCCCCACCATGCGGAATCACCTACAGCATCACGAAATGTCTTTGACGAAATGGCATTTATCAGGGCATTATTCCAGAGTATCAGTTTAGGACTACTCCCGCGTTTTCGTATCTGCCCCTTTGAATAGACCTCCATACCACTGACAAGAAAGGCCGTCTCAAGGAGTCTCAGGTAATGAACAAGTGTCGTAGTATTACCTGCATCCTGCAATTGCCCGAGCATTTTATTATATGAAAATATCTGAGCAGGGAATGTTGCCGCAAGTACAAACAGGTGCCGCATAAGTGCAGGCTTGGCAATCTTTTGCATCTGCAGCACATCTCGGGCCAATACTGTTTCAATAAGAGAATCCAGAACATATCTCTTCCACTGCTGTTCATCCTTTATAAATACAACTGCACCCGGATACCCTCCAAAATAAAGCCATTTCCTCAAGTCCCAGCCGAATGCATCATTACATTCCTTAAACGACCAGTGCATACATCTGTTCAGGAAAAATCTCCCTGAGAGGCTCTCCGTCAGCCCTTCCTGCAGTAATAGTGCTGAAGACCCAAGCACAAGAATCCGAATATCATACTTACTCCGCCTACCCTCGTCCCAGCAGTATTTAAGTGTCTCGCTCCATCCCCTAACCTTCTGAATCTCATCAAGCACAAGGAGTACAGGCTTTTTGTGCCTTTCAAACTCAACCTGTGCCAACCGCCAGTTCGTCTCAATCCATTCCGGCCCGGGCGGCAATGGACTGTCCGCTGTTGCATACACTGACGGATATGATAATTCCTCCATCACCTGTTGTGCAATGGTAGTCTTTCCAACTTGACGCGGCCCGGTTAATACCTGAAATACCGGAATACGTTTTTTCAATGAATCGGCAAGCGTTTGGACAAGCGGCCTTGTATACATGATGAATAAATATAGCAGTAATCATAACAGTAGTCAATTAATACTCAATGATTGAGTAATTTTACTCATAAGTAGACTAACACAAAATATGCAGGAATCTTTCTCCTATTCTGAGGCTGATATTTACCGGCCCTGTCCGGAAGCCGCTGAAGCATGGCCACATAACTAATCCGTAAATAACTGACTGTCTGTCGTGGATACTTTTATAAAGATAGCCTGAATCGGATTGTATTTCGGGATGGAATTCATAAATTATAATTTACCCGGCTTTAGCAAGCTCAAATGAAACATGTTTGATCCTCGTTTTTTGTGGTAAATACGACAAATCTCCATTGACACCAAGATTTCATATTGTTATTCTAACCTCGATAGATAAAAATAAGATAAAATAATATAGACGGTAAAGGGGGTCTGTTAATATGAAGCTCAAGGTAATAGTACACAACGCAGAAGAAGGAGGATTTTGGGCTGAG contains:
- a CDS encoding endonuclease domain-containing protein; the encoded protein is MGDRITTLGKALRKRLTDAEQLLWSHLRMKQMEGLKFRRQQPIDKYIVDFVCFENRIIIEVDGGQHAAENNKDIERDKYLQRYGFKVLRFWNNQVLQNTDEVLAVIRDGCLAHPPLNPLPSREGKERM
- a CDS encoding DUF1566 domain-containing protein: MMPELTFFNRLSGVHSKTTVRPSRPSGIGRQSGIPLRQGLPDEELTSGWANVQSNNYWSSTSNANNTNNAWIVNMWNGNVNNNNKSNNNYVWPVRSGEWLTPLFSFDALYRSYRLSVLSQNEWVNNIPSPLTGEG
- a CDS encoding four helix bundle protein translates to MAQYEHLPIYKKAFDMTIYIENAVRGFSRYHKYTLGTDLRDISRSVVRLVVRANSERERLATLVQLRDTIEELKVTVRVCKEVKAFRSFNTFKYMMEEVISLGRQSEGWIKSCASKPPPLAGGGRGRGD
- a CDS encoding DUF1566 domain-containing protein encodes the protein MHKTKQAILMTAIFILFLPVFALAGAGTVDLPKTGQTTCYNSSGAVVACPGTGQDGDVQAGVPWPSPRFTVSTDGYCVTDNLTGLMWVRSPDSLTRTWPQALDYANGLSLCGYTDWRLSNVNELESLINAEQSNTATWLNTQGFSNVQSYYYWSSTSLAYYTSYAWIVHMWSGGVNSGSKSDHFYVWPVRSGQ
- a CDS encoding type II toxin-antitoxin system RelE/ParE family toxin, coding for MARKVIWSYEATADLDALAEYIARDSTFYAASFVQEILTASRSLDIFSERGRIVPEFSDPNIRELFVIDYRLIYSIEEQCVDILGLIHGRRDLKKLWEIEQRGI
- a CDS encoding zinc ribbon domain-containing protein, coding for MEGPTCQSCGIPLGRKEDQGTNADGTKNREYCFYCFENGVFTDPDLTMDQMISKVIGFLSGIDNMSEEKAKVIANTFIPKLKRWQN
- a CDS encoding DUF4149 domain-containing protein — protein: MVIINFIHLLSLVTWIGGMIFLVVIGAPSIFKVLPRDAAGDVLGDIFPKYWIMGYICGIASLVTIVIMSGKDQFYPWDRITLLAFMTVLTFYLGLVSAAKARKLRLQIRANVDTSMSQTLQKKFRSVHQFSVILNVLVLLAGLAVIFLMVR
- a CDS encoding ZIP family metal transporter, giving the protein MVEYLKTIHPILQALIATGFTWGVTALGAGVVFMAKTVSAKVLDGMLGFAAGVMIAASYWSLLAPAIEMSAGRGIPIWLPSTIGFLSGAVFLRIIDKILPHLHSGFSMNEVEGIKTSWQRSTLLVLAITLHNIPEGLAVGVAFGSAAAGIPSATLAGAIALAIGIGLQNFPEGLAVSMPLRREGMSRLKSFWYGQLSAIVEPIAGVIGAAIVIGSKAILPYALSFAAGAMIFVTVEELIPESQRNGNTDLATMGAMLGFAVMMVLDVAFG
- a CDS encoding ATP-binding protein, yielding MYTRPLVQTLADSLKKRIPVFQVLTGPRQVGKTTIAQQVMEELSYPSVYATADSPLPPGPEWIETNWRLAQVEFERHKKPVLLVLDEIQKVRGWSETLKYCWDEGRRSKYDIRILVLGSSALLLQEGLTESLSGRFFLNRCMHWSFKECNDAFGWDLRKWLYFGGYPGAVVFIKDEQQWKRYVLDSLIETVLARDVLQMQKIAKPALMRHLFVLAATFPAQIFSYNKMLGQLQDAGNTTTLVHYLRLLETAFLVSGMEVYSKGQIRKRGSSPKLILWNNALINAISSKTFRDAVGDSAWWGRIVENAVGLHLCNGLSGTEYSITYWRDGDKEVDFVVSRGAESWAIEVKSGRTGKLSGIEHFRRKYSNAKAIIIGAGGIPLEQFFMSDADVWFSKK